The following DNA comes from Candidatus Neomarinimicrobiota bacterium.
TTAGAAATAGGGTCTATAGTAGCGACAACATTATGGTTAAATTTTGGAGCAATAGATTTTATTGTTCTTCCCATTTTGCCAAAGCCAATGATAGCGATGTTCATAATTTTATCTCCTGATTATTTATTGTTTTAATTATTTTATTAGAAAAAGAGGAAACATTACTAAAAAGCTGATAATACATGTATGGTTGTGAATTTTCACTTGAACTTTTCATAATAGCAACGTTTTTTGCCCCTGAAAAATATGCTGTTATGCTATTTTTATCAAGTATTTTCTTTCTATAAAATTTACACCACAGAGTTTAACCAGTCTCAAGAAATTCTCAAGTGGTATCGTTGAGGGGTATATAAATTATTCCTGTTGGACTATTTACATAGTCCTTATCTTCTACCATAGATGTATTGGCATGAAAACTATGCACGGGAAAAATGAATATCTGATTTAGTTATTTATGTAAAGTGCTATTTTACTTTGTAAACACCGACGGATAATGAAAAGAAACAGCCGTAGGCACCTTCGATTGTGGTAGCGATAGGATTGTAAACGTGATTCAGGAGATTTCTTGATGTTTTTTGGTACCTGAGGTATTTTTCATCAAAAGAATAGATCAATACTGTAAGACTATCTATTGTATTAAGAGGATATGTGGATGCTATATTGATTTTCAAACTATCGATGCCGTTGTGTGTAACTGATAGAAATTCTGTATTAAGAATATTTGGTACAAAATAAAATTCAGAATAAGCAGAATTCTCGGGTGGATGGTAGGTCATGTTGATGGAATTGTCTTCGAACTTAACATCATTCTGAACTATTACTGGCTTAGATGGAACTATAGTGGTGTCGACAATAGTCACACTATCAGGCAGTTCTATTTTAAGCAAATATTTGCAATTATCTTGAGGGATAAAATCATTATTTATGTACTTTGCATATTGAATGGTATCGGTAGAAAAAGCTGTGTCTATATAAAATGAAATCTCTTTGCCGTTGCCTAAATTTATTAGTTTAACAGTTGCATCATGGACATTGGGTTTTTCTTCAAAATCATTAGTTTCGATATTAATACAGTTTATAAGAAAAATGAATGATGAGCCGGGTTGTCCATCGTTGCGGATTACTCCAAGGACATTCGTCTTTACATCTTTGCCAATTCTATCGATACCCGCTGGCATTGGACCTGGTTGATTGGGAAGGTAACATGATACTAAAAGTATAGCCAATGATAATATTACGGTAATTTTATTAATATTCATTAATCCCTCTAAAATTTTATAATATATCCTGCACTTATAGATGGAAAATACTCTATCCCTATAGCGTAATATCCATAATCGGGAATATAAATATAATAATATGGATTTCTGTAAAGGAATAAAAGATTTTTAATACTAAAATTAAGTACAGCGCCCTTTGCCCTCAGGAATTTCGCGAGTTTATATCCAAACCCTTTACGAAGTTTTTTCTTAACACCTACATCGAGTTTAACTCTCGGTGGAAATCTTATATTATTTTTTTCTGGTGTTAGATATGAAGGAACCAGAGTAAAATCGTTCAGAACGGGATCATAGCTGAAATACCAGTAGAAATGTTTTGTGAAAGTTTTTGGAAAGCCAGATGAAATCTGCATTGTCAGGCTGTAGGTAATCGACTCTGTAGGCATAAGCATTGCTGCCAGTTTCAGAGAATGAGGTTGGTCCGCATCGAAAATGTATTCTTTTCCATTGTTGATACTTGGAAATTGGCGAAATGACCTTGAATAGGTATAGGAAATCCAGCTTATTATATTTTTTGAATTGATGCTATAAAGAAATTCTATACCGTATGATTTGCCTTTACCATTCTCAAAATATAGATCATTGAAGGGATTGTTTACGTCTTTATAAATTATTCGATATAGCCTATTCATATTTTTATAATATGCTGAAATGGAAATTTTTGATAGCTTTGAGATTTCGTACTCGAGTTCCAGGACATTTTGATAACTGGCTATGGGTTTTCTATTCTTAATTGGAACATAATAATCAAGAAACTGGACAAATTCCTCGTTTGTTGTATTTAGTGTTGTGAGAAATTGTTTATACTCTCCCGATGAAAATTTTATATTAAAAGGATTTAGATCAAGAATTAAAGAGAATCTTCTCTCGGGGATAAAGTTTTTATTTTCTATAGTGGTTAGTCGATATCCCATGACAAATGATAAGAAAGAAGTCGATATTTTATCCTGCAGGTAAATTGAGTTTATGTTATAGGTTTGTTTCTTTGAAAGATAACTTCCCGCAAAATATAAATATTTGTTAAAGAAGTTGTAAAATTTTGCCTCAAGTCCTGCTTTTATGATCTGATTGAAAACTGTAAAAACTGTTATTGATGGCTTCAGAGTAATGTCAGAAACTTTATTATTAAACTTTGACTCCATATTCACAAATACGTTTAAGTCTTCATCCTCTTCCTCTCCTGTTTTTACTGCGAGAAGGCTATAATTTTCTGAAAAGCAGGAAGAGTAGTAAGTTTTTAAGTTCAGTATCAGCCCAGAAGACAATAAATAAGAATACTGAAATCCTGTTGCAAAGTTAGTAGTGGAAGTTTTAAAACTTTCGTCGAAATTGTTAAAATTTTCCTCTTCATCGGGAAAATAAACTAACAGATGCTTAATATTCCATTTCATAAAATCTCTTGCATAAAAAGATGAGAATTTAAATCGACTTTTTTCTCCTTTTCTAAGGATGGAGAGATTGTAGTCAGCAAGTACGTTTGGAGAACCCATAAGGAAACGCGTTATTAAGTCTGAAGTAAATCTTCCCGAAATCATAGCAGTTGTATTGTGGGAGAGTGGGAATTCAATAGCACCAGATACTCCATTTGTTGAGGGGCTGAACTCTCCCATAAATTTTTCTTTATGTCCATCCCTTGTTGTTATCTTTAATATTGATGAATTTCTCCCTCCAAATTCTACATCAAATCCACCAACCATAAATGAGATATCCTTTATTGCATAGGGATTAAATATAGCCTCATATGATAGAAAATGTTTTGGATTGTATATGGTAATCTCATCGAGTAATACAAGGTTTTCACCAGGGTCGCTTCCTCTTACATATAACTGAGGCGAGATTGGATCAGCAATTGTTACACTTGGTGAAAGTCGAAGCATTTTGAAGATATCTCGATTTACCTGAGGTAATTCCTGTAAAATTGCTGGGTCAATCTGGTAGGTGGAAATATCTGTTTCCTTTGAAATAAGGGCTTCTTTACGAGCTGTTACAACTATTTCCTCACCCTGAATTACCCTTGGCTTTAGTTCTATTTTGCCAAGAAAAATGCTGCTGTTAATTATGTTAATATCTATTTCACATTTCTCATACGCAATGTGACTGAATGTGACAATATATTTTCCTTCCTTTATTCCAGAGATAAGAAAAAATCCATTTAAATCAGAAACAGTCCCCATGTTTGAATTTTTGATAAAAATATTAACACCTTGTATGGTCTCTCCAGAATTTTTATCAACAATATATCCTGAAATATTGTAGGAGTATAAAATTTGGGAAAATATTATCGTTATCAGTATAAGTATTTTAAGGATTCTCATGGTATCTTATATCCTATATAGAAACTTAAGCCAGGTTCTATCTTATCTATTTCAGTTGGTAAGATATTGATTTGAAGGTACAGTCCACAACCTGCAATGAATCCTTTTCGATGATACCTGTTATATTCAAAAGAGTATCCAGTAAGGATATTGAACATGAGAATATTGAAGTATTCTGTATGTTTGATCTTTTTCGGATTAAAGTTGTTTATACCGAAGTTTATATTAACGTTACATACTCTTAAGAAATTTTGATCTATTCTTATATAGGAAAAATAATTAAGCCCATTTATGCCAATCGATTCGTGAATATTTGATTTTTTGTAGTAAATGTATCTTGTTGCTCTGGCAAATTTTTTATTCATTCCTTCTGGATAATAGAGCATCATTCTTGGTATTATGCAGAAGCTTTTTGGGAATACCAAAAATTCTGTCCAGAGGTATAAGTTTCTTTTGTATAGATAGGGATATGTATTTGGGCTATATTTTTCTTCTGCGATGTATTTTGCCTGGTTTGTAAAGAATTTGTCAAGTAGTTGAGAATAATATTCTGGTTTTTTTTCTTTTTGTGGAGCTTTTAGCTTTATTTCCCATGTCCAGCTGGAAATTAGTTTTCCTTGCTCATCAGTCAGAAGTGTATAAGCATTTAGTAGAAATCCTTTTGATAAGAAGGTTTGATTTTCGTATTCAATATTTAAATCATTTAAATAAAGAGTACCCTTTTTATCTGGACAGTAAATAGAAATGTATTTTTCTAAATATTGACTTACAGGTTTATCTAATATGACATACAGGTCAACGGGAATAAAGAATTTTTTCGTCTCAGATATACATAGTACTCTATCCTTATATGTACGATGGTCAATGACCTTTATATTACTATCATTTGTTTTTTTATCTGAATAAATATTTATTGAGACTTCGACTGTATCACTTAGAATATTATCAAAGGAAATTTTTGCTAAAATGCAATTTACAAATATAAGGTAATAGATAATTTTTAGGATATTTTTAATTTTAGTATTCATCGAGTAAATCATGGCGAAATTTAACTATTTTCTTTGAATCAAAAAATTTTAATAAAAGATTATCAGCGGAAATGTGAATTTTATTGTTTCATAAAATAATATATTTTTTACTTTACATTTTTGATTTTTATAAATATAATTTTGTGACATTTAAAAGGTACGTTATGGATGATTACAAAATATTAAGAAAAATCCCAATATTTACGGATTTGAAGGATAGCATCTTAGAGAAAATCTACAGTAGAATGCAAAAAAAGACTTACAAAAAAGGTAATTTGATCTTAATGGAAGAGGAATTTGGTGATACACTGTTTATCCTGAGCAAGGGCAGTGTAAAGATTACACGCATGAGCGAAGATGGCAGGGAGGTTATACTCTCGATATTGGGTGAAGGTGACTTCTTTGGCGAGATGTCAATTCTTGATGGAGAATCAAGGTCCGCAAATGTTGTTGCACTCGAAGATTCAGAAGTATTTACTTTGAGGCGAGCTGATTTTCTTGATCTGCTTGAGCAGCATCCTCAAATTGCAATTATACTTCTTCAGGAACTTGCGTCACGTTTAAGAAAATCAGACCAGCAGATTGAGAGCTTATCTCTTGCAGATGCAGAGAATAGAATTGCTATGGCTCTTGTCAGGCTGGCAGAGGAGCTGGGTGTTATAAAAATGGGACAGGTAATAATAGAAAACCTCCCATATCAGCAAGATATTGCCAATATGGCTGGTACTTCCAGAGAGACCGTTTCGCGGGTTTTTAAGCATTTTGAAAATCTTGGTTATATAAAAAAAGAAGGTAGAAAACTGCTTATTCTGAATTTTGAAGATTTTGTAAAACGCTTTAGTTAACCTTCTCTTTTAATAATTAAAAAGTCAATTTCTACAAATAGTTGGTCAGATTCGATGTGCTTTCTTTATTGGATTATAATGCTTAATAGTAAATTTTGCTGGGTTTTTATTTAAATTTTATTCTATAAATTATGTGTTTGATATTATAAGATTAGTTCATGATTTATGCCAGGAAATGGGAATGAAGTAAAGGAAATGAGTTTCTTAGATCATCTCGAAGAGTTAAGATGGCGTATTATAAAATGCATCTTTGGCATTTTAATTTTTGCTGTTGTTTCATTTTTATTCTCTGATTTTGTAATAAAACTTTTAATAGAACCTATTAAGAAAATAAATCCTGAAGTAAAGTTTCAGGTACTAAAGGTGCAGGGGTTATTAGTATTGAAATTGTGGATTGCTTTTGCATTGGGGATAGCTTTTTCTATTCCCCTTATTGTCTATCAGATATGGGCGTTTGTTTCGCCTGGACTATATCAGCATGAAAAGAGATGGGTACCGTGGTTGATTGCGAGTGTGACTATTTTTTTTATTGGGGGAGCTGTATTTGCCTATTTTGTGATTATTCCTTTTGCTGTAAGATTTCTTACATCGATGGGTGTAGAAGATGTGGAGAAAAATATCTCAATAAACTACTATGCAAAGTTTGTAATGCAGCTTATTATTGCAGCGGGGGTATTGTTTCAACTTCCTGTGTTGTCATTTATACTTACAAAAATTGGATTAATTTCCCCGGAAACACTTCGCAAGTATTGGAGGCACTCGGTAGTTATTATGCTTGTACTTGCCGCATTTATTACTCCTCCTGATCCTATAAGCATGATTATAATGGGGATTCCTTTGTTTTTATTATATGAACTGAGTATAATTGTGTCAAAAATTGCATATAAACCAATTAAAGAAAATGAAGACGAAGAATCACCAGCTGGTTAATAGGAAAGTATAATGCGCACCCTTGATGATATATGTAGTCCTATTAGTGAGGAGTTAGAAATATTTAATAGGTTATATAAAAAAAGCCTTAAATCTGATATTACATTAATTAGTACAATAGTAGATTATATTTTAAAGCAGAGAAGCAAGAGAATCAGGCCTATCCTGGTTTTGCTAACCTCAAAATTGTGCGGTAAGCCCAACGATAATACATATACATCGGCAGTTCTTGTTGAAATGTTACATACCGCAACTCTTATTCACGATGATATTGTTGATGAATCGGACACAAGAAGAGGTATGCCATCAATAAATGCTATCTGGGAAAATAAAACTTCCGTGCTGATGGGAGATTGGTTATTCAGTAGGGCTTTGTCCTGTATGCTCTCGTTAAATAATTTCGATATGTTGAAAATTTTGGCACGGACAGCTGAATATTTAAGTGAGGGTGAGATAAGGCAGATTGAAGCAACAACTGATTATCACGTAAACCAGGGAATATATTTTCAAATGATATTTTCGAAAACAGCCTCTTTAATAGCGGCCTCATGTCAACTTGGTGCAATGTCAGTTGGAGCCAGCCAGAGCGAGGCAAATGCTTTGTATGAATATGGGAAAAATCTCGGAATAGCATTTCAGCTAAAAGATGATATTCTCGATTTTATAGGCGATGTAAAAGAGATGGGTAAACCGATACATGCCGATTTAAAGTTAAATACAATGACTTTACCACTGATTTATACGATAAATAATGCCTATGATATTGAAAGGAAAAGAATAATTGATATGCTAAACTCAGGTGGTAAAGTTAAGAATTTTAGTGACATAATAGATATTATAAAAGCTAAAGGTGGAATAGAGTACACTGAGAATAAAATTGATGAGTTCTCTAAAAAAGCTACGGATTCTCTTTCTATATTTCCCGAATCAGAGATAAAAAGTAAACTAATTGATTTTATCTGGTTCAATAAAGAAAGAAGAAGGTGAAAAAAGAGATTAGAAAAGTACTTATTGTAAGATTAAGCTCTATCGGTGATATCGTGATATTGACACCAATTTTCAGAAGTATAAAGGAGAAATTTCCGTACGCTAGAATTCACTATCTGATTAAAAAAGAATTTTATCCAATTGTGCAGGATAATCCATATGTTGATAGGTTCTGGTTATATGATGTTAGAGAAGGTTTTAGGGGATGGGTTCGTATCTGTCGTGAACTTGCCTCAGAAGATTATGATTTACTAATTGATATGCACAATGTATTAAGGACATGGATACTATCGTTAATTTTATTTAAGGCAATTCAATTAAGATATTATAAACCGAGGTTATTTCGATTTTTACTTTTCTATTTTTATATAAACTTATTTCCTCCTGATTATTCCTTATTGAAGGAGTACTATAACGTATTGAAACCACTGGGGATCAATTACAATGGTCAGAAGCCGGAAATATTTTTAAATGAAAAAATAGTAGATAAAGCAAAAAATGAGTTGAGAAATATAGGGCTGAATGGACCATTTGCCACGATATTACCCATTGCGAACTGGAAAAACAAACGGTATTCTCTGGAAAAATATGCTATCCTTGCTGAGAGAATAACCAGGGAATATAATTTATCAGTGCTGTGGCTTGGCGGAAAAAATGATATTTATCTAAAAGAACTGCCCATTCGGGATAAAAATTCCAATTATTTATATTTAAGTCAGGACATGGCTCTTTCGCTTGGGATTTTGAGTCTATCAAATCTTGTTATCGGTAATGATACAGGCTTAACGTATGCTGCTGAAGCAATTGGAGTTCCAACAATTTTAATATTGGGACCCACTTCATGTGAAACCGGAGCAGGATTATACACTGATCATGGCATTACTATTGAAAAGAGATTGTGGTGCAGACCCTGTTCCCAAAGGGGTAATAGAAAATGTTACCGCAAGAAGCAATATTGCCTGGAAATAGAGCCAGATGAAATTTTTAAATCTGTGAAAAAACTTATAAAAATGTGAGGCGGTATTGATATATTTCTGGATACTTGTATATAACTTGATTGTTGTCCCTATTGGTTTTATAGGGTTCAACTTGCTGGCGTTGGTAAATAAAAAAGCCAGAGCTGGGGTAAGAGGTAGGATAAAATCTAGAGTTGATTTGTTGAATTTTATAAGGAAAAAGAGCAGTAGGAGGGAAACCTTCCTGGTGCATTCTGCTTCCCTTGGTGAATTTGAACAGGCTAAGCCTGTCATACGGGGATTGAAGGCGTTGAGACCTGATATACTAATAGTAGCTTCCTTTACCTCTCCCAGTGGTTTTGAGAATGCGGAGAGGATGACGGAAGTTGATCATTATACTTACCTACCTTTGGATACTTACATAGGAATGAGGATATTCCTTCATAAAATAAAACCGTCAAAAATAATATTTGTCTCGTATGAGCTATGGCCAAATCTTCTTTTCTTGGCTATAAGATATAATATAAAAACATATCTTATTTCGGCAAGATTAAGGAATATTGAATTTAAATCCAAGCCGTTATTAAAGAGTATTATGAAAACATTATATGAAATGATAAATAACATATATGCTATATCTGAAAAGGATGAAAGGGCATTTAAGAATATTCTTGGTATTAATAAGATTCGTGTTCTAACACTTGGTGACACCAGATATGACCAGGTCATAGAAAGGGCGAAAAGGAGAATAAAATTTAACGTCAAGAAGATTTTCGATGATGGTTTTGTTCTCATTTGTGGTAGTATATGGCCGCAGGATGCCAGATTTTTATTCCCAGCTATAAAAGGTGTCATGGATAAATTCGATAATTTTAGAGTTATTATAGCTCCTCATGAACCTACAGAATATGCTATTGAAATGGTCAGAGATTGGTTTAGCCAGTATGATATTAGAGTCCAGACTTATACCTCTTTAAATGGCGTATCTGATTCGAAGGTTGTAGTTATTGACACTATTGGTTTACTTGCCGAGCTGTATCATCAGTCGAATGTTGCATTTATTGGGGGCAGTTTCCGTGGATCAATTCATAATGTTATGGAACCAGCTGTAGCTGGAAATCCTGTAATATTTGGTCCTTACTACAAGAATTCCAGAGAAGCTGAGCAACTGTTAGAAGTTGGGGGAGCATTTTGTTGCACGAATGAAAGTGAGATTTACTCACTTATTTTCAAATTCATTGTGGATGAGGATTTCTTTTTAAAATCCTCTAAGGCAGCCAGTGATTTTATCTTAAACAATCTTGGAGCATCAACTAAAACGGTAAAAGAAATATTAGAATTGAATGAAAATAACAATTAAGAATTTGTATTTTAAATACAGAAAGAGTAAATATATCTTCACAGACTTAAATCTAATAATACCATCAGGTAAGTTGACCATTATTATAGGACCTAATGGAAGTGGTAAGACTACTTTATTAAAATTGATAGCTGGTATACTCAAGCCGCAAGCTGGAGAGATACTATACAATGATTCTTCAATTAATCCGGAACGTATAGGGTATGTTTTTCAAAATCCAAATGATCAGTTTGTTCATTTAACTGTGGAGCGAGAGCTTGCCTTTGGACTTGAGAATATAGGGCTTGATAGTGATAGCATGAAAGAAAGAGTAAATCTCAACCTGAAAGAATATAATATGCTTGAAAAAAAATATGACAGTCCAGATAAACTATCAGGAGGAGAACAGCAGAAACTTTCTGTAGCATGCTTAATGATTTATAATCCAGAGATCATATTAATGGATGAGCCCACCTCTTTTCTTGATGAAAGAGGTAAAGCTATTTTCTACAATAGTTTGAATATGGCGAGGAAGAAGGGTAAAACTATTGTCATGGTATCACAGCAGACTAATGAAATTGAGATGGCAGATTATTTAATTGAACTGAGTCAATCTGGTATCAGAACTTTTTATGAACCTGGGAAGTATTTGAAGAATGATATCGATATCTATTCATAATTTAATTTTTTACTACGAAAATAGTTCTGACTTCGAGCTAAGAATTGATAATATGAAAATACAGGTAGATGGCATTGTAGGTATTGTGGGTGATTCAGGTTCAGGAAAGACGACTTTTGTAAAGCTTTTGGCAGGTCTGGAAAAGCCCAGGCAGGGAGTGATTATATTCAATCATTCGGATTGCAATTCCCTTTATATTCCCCAATTTCCTGAGAAAATCCTTATCGGTGGAACAGTAAAAAAAAGTGTATCACTCATTTTTAAGAATAAAAAGAATTACGATAAGTCTATTGACTTATTTAAAAGTATTTTATCCTTTTTTGATATAAATTATCTGGAAATTATGAATAGGTTCGGCTTCGAATTGAGTATGGGTGAGTTAAGGAAATTAGCTATAAGTATGGGTATTGCAGCAAATCCCAATTTACTGATTCTTGATGAGCCTTCTGTTGGACTTGATTGGCAGAGTAAGAGCAAGCTGGAAAAGCTTTTAAAGGAACAAATTCATGGGAATGTAATTATAGCTTCACATGATAGGAATTTTATTGATAGAGTTTGTGATGATATTTATCTAATCGATAATGGAACGATACTGTTGCCAATGAAGAAGAAGGAAGACAGAGTTATACAAAGTATATAGATATGAAAGAGAAATTGCAGGCCAGTATACATAGTATAAAACCAAAAAGTTTTGTTACTATTTCAAATATAATTTCGATTTTCAGGGCATTTCTTTCTATACCGATATTATATTTTTTAAAAAATGATAGACCATGGATTGCTTTGATTGTGATACTTGTCGCTTTTGCCTCGGATGTTTTGGATGGGTGGCTTGCAAGGATAGCTCATGAAATAACAGAAATTGGTAAGGTGCTTGATCCTCTTGCGGATAAAGTCGTTATCCTGAGTATATTGATGTATATGATAATGGAGGATCTGATACCTGTTTATTATTTTCTTTTACTCATTATAAGGGATTTAAGTATTGCTATTCTTGGTATATATTTGATGAATATAAAAGATGTGACACCGCAATCAAACAAGTTAGGTAAAGTTTCAATTGTTTTCATGGCGGCAGCTATAATGGCATTTTTGTATAATTTTGAATCAATCAAATATTATCTCTTATGGGTATCAATTTTTTTGATGATAGTTTCCTGGGTTCAATATATGTATACTTTTATAAATTTACTGAGAATTAAGTGCTATACTAAGGAGTGATAAAAGTTTTATGGCAGGGAATTTTATAATAGATGGATTAAAGAAAACAAGAAAAGGAGTATTAGAAAAAGTTGGCAACTTATTCAGGATAAGAAAAATATCCGATGAAGACATAGAGGCGATTGAAACAGCACTTATTACAAGCGATGTGGGGATTGAAATTACAGAGCAGATTATTGAAAAGCTAAAGAAAGATGGCTTTGAAAAAGAAGTTGTATTATCAGATAAAATAATAAGAATATTAAAAGAAATGCTACCTGAGATGGACTCTGAGTTTAAAAAAGGTGCGAAACCCCATGTAATTCTTGTAGTTGGTGTCAATGGTACAGGGAAGACAACAACTATTGGGAAACTTGCTAATAAATATAGAAAAAACGGGGATAGGGTACTTGTCGTATCTGCCGATACGTTTAGAGCCGCCGCTGGTGAACAGCTTGAGATATGGGCAAAGAGAGCAGGAGTTGATTTTTTTGCAAATCCAGAATCCAATGATCCGGGGTCGGTGGTTTTTGACTCATTGAGAAGGGCAAAAAGAAAGGATTATGATATTGTTCTTATTGATACTGCTGGAAGGATGCATACACGGCAGAACTTAATGAATGAACTTGAAAAAATTAAAAGGGTATGCGGAAAAGTTATGGAAGGAGCGCCCCATGATGTCTGGCTTGTGGTGGATGCTTCCTTTGGCCAAAATGGAGTTGTTCAGACGGAGGAGTTTTTGAGTAAAATTGGTCTAACTGGGATAATATTAGCAAAAGTTGATGGTACTGCAAAAGGTGGAGTGGCGATTTCTATTGTTAAAAGATATGAGCTTCCAATAAAATATGTAGGTTTTGGTGAATCAATTGAGAGTATTGCTGAATTTGATCTCGATGATTATTTAAGAGGGATGTTTAAGCCAGAGTAATGAGAAATAGAATAAAAAGCTTTTCTATAGTAACACTTGGATGCCCCAAGAACACAGTAGATTCGGAGGTGCTGAAAGGGGGACTTATAAAAGCTGGACTGAAATATAAAGAGAATCCAGAGGGGGTGGACCTGCTGGTTATTAATACCTGTGGTTTTATAGAACCAGCAAGAGAGGAGACTGTCGAGGCAATACTCGAGGCAGTAAATTTAAAAAAACAAAATAAAATAAAGAGTATTGCGGTTGTGGGTTGCCTTGTGCAGTTATATAAAGATGAACTGAAAGAGGAGATACCTGAGGTTGATTTTTATTCAGGAGTGGATTTTCAAAAGAGATTATATGAAGAGATTGTTGGAGGGAACTATTATTTCCCCCGTTTTGAGGATCGAGACCTATTAACTCCAGGCCATTATGCATATATAAAAATTTCTGATGGATGTGATAATAAATGCTCATTTTGCTCTATTCCTCTTATTAAAGGGAAACAAAAATCCAGAACAGTAGAGGATATAATAAATGAAGTGAAATATCTCAATACGCTTGGCGTAAAAGAACTAATACTGGTTTCTCAGGATACAACTCGATATGGAACTGACCTGCCTTCAAAGGATACCCTACCTGAGCTCCTGGAGAAAATACTTAGATTTACCAATGCAAGCTGGATAAGACTATTGTATTGTAATCCCGATTTTTGGCCAGATGATTTGATTGATCTGGTAAGGGATCATGATAAAATATGTAAATACTTAGATATTCCTATTCAGCATTTTTCAGATAAAATATTGAGAAGCATGAAAAGGGTTAAGTCAGCAAGTATGATAAAAAAC
Coding sequences within:
- a CDS encoding TonB-dependent receptor yields the protein MRILKILILITIIFSQILYSYNISGYIVDKNSGETIQGVNIFIKNSNMGTVSDLNGFFLISGIKEGKYIVTFSHIAYEKCEIDINIINSSIFLGKIELKPRVIQGEEIVVTARKEALISKETDISTYQIDPAILQELPQVNRDIFKMLRLSPSVTIADPISPQLYVRGSDPGENLVLLDEITIYNPKHFLSYEAIFNPYAIKDISFMVGGFDVEFGGRNSSILKITTRDGHKEKFMGEFSPSTNGVSGAIEFPLSHNTTAMISGRFTSDLITRFLMGSPNVLADYNLSILRKGEKSRFKFSSFYARDFMKWNIKHLLVYFPDEEENFNNFDESFKTSTTNFATGFQYSYLLSSGLILNLKTYYSSCFSENYSLLAVKTGEEEDEDLNVFVNMESKFNNKVSDITLKPSITVFTVFNQIIKAGLEAKFYNFFNKYLYFAGSYLSKKQTYNINSIYLQDKISTSFLSFVMGYRLTTIENKNFIPERRFSLILDLNPFNIKFSSGEYKQFLTTLNTTNEEFVQFLDYYVPIKNRKPIASYQNVLELEYEISKLSKISISAYYKNMNRLYRIIYKDVNNPFNDLYFENGKGKSYGIEFLYSINSKNIISWISYTYSRSFRQFPSINNGKEYIFDADQPHSLKLAAMLMPTESITYSLTMQISSGFPKTFTKHFYWYFSYDPVLNDFTLVPSYLTPEKNNIRFPPRVKLDVGVKKKLRKGFGYKLAKFLRAKGAVLNFSIKNLLFLYRNPYYYIYIPDYGYYAIGIEYFPSISAGYIIKF
- a CDS encoding Crp/Fnr family transcriptional regulator; this encodes MDDYKILRKIPIFTDLKDSILEKIYSRMQKKTYKKGNLILMEEEFGDTLFILSKGSVKITRMSEDGREVILSILGEGDFFGEMSILDGESRSANVVALEDSEVFTLRRADFLDLLEQHPQIAIILLQELASRLRKSDQQIESLSLADAENRIAMALVRLAEELGVIKMGQVIIENLPYQQDIANMAGTSRETVSRVFKHFENLGYIKKEGRKLLILNFEDFVKRFS
- the tatC gene encoding twin-arginine translocase subunit TatC; this encodes MPGNGNEVKEMSFLDHLEELRWRIIKCIFGILIFAVVSFLFSDFVIKLLIEPIKKINPEVKFQVLKVQGLLVLKLWIAFALGIAFSIPLIVYQIWAFVSPGLYQHEKRWVPWLIASVTIFFIGGAVFAYFVIIPFAVRFLTSMGVEDVEKNISINYYAKFVMQLIIAAGVLFQLPVLSFILTKIGLISPETLRKYWRHSVVIMLVLAAFITPPDPISMIIMGIPLFLLYELSIIVSKIAYKPIKENEDEESPAG
- a CDS encoding polyprenyl synthetase family protein, with amino-acid sequence MRTLDDICSPISEELEIFNRLYKKSLKSDITLISTIVDYILKQRSKRIRPILVLLTSKLCGKPNDNTYTSAVLVEMLHTATLIHDDIVDESDTRRGMPSINAIWENKTSVLMGDWLFSRALSCMLSLNNFDMLKILARTAEYLSEGEIRQIEATTDYHVNQGIYFQMIFSKTASLIAASCQLGAMSVGASQSEANALYEYGKNLGIAFQLKDDILDFIGDVKEMGKPIHADLKLNTMTLPLIYTINNAYDIERKRIIDMLNSGGKVKNFSDIIDIIKAKGGIEYTENKIDEFSKKATDSLSIFPESEIKSKLIDFIWFNKERRR
- a CDS encoding glycosyltransferase family 9 protein, whose amino-acid sequence is MKKEIRKVLIVRLSSIGDIVILTPIFRSIKEKFPYARIHYLIKKEFYPIVQDNPYVDRFWLYDVREGFRGWVRICRELASEDYDLLIDMHNVLRTWILSLILFKAIQLRYYKPRLFRFLLFYFYINLFPPDYSLLKEYYNVLKPLGINYNGQKPEIFLNEKIVDKAKNELRNIGLNGPFATILPIANWKNKRYSLEKYAILAERITREYNLSVLWLGGKNDIYLKELPIRDKNSNYLYLSQDMALSLGILSLSNLVIGNDTGLTYAAEAIGVPTILILGPTSCETGAGLYTDHGITIEKRLWCRPCSQRGNRKCYRKKQYCLEIEPDEIFKSVKKLIKM
- a CDS encoding ABC transporter ATP-binding protein encodes the protein MKITIKNLYFKYRKSKYIFTDLNLIIPSGKLTIIIGPNGSGKTTLLKLIAGILKPQAGEILYNDSSINPERIGYVFQNPNDQFVHLTVERELAFGLENIGLDSDSMKERVNLNLKEYNMLEKKYDSPDKLSGGEQQKLSVACLMIYNPEIILMDEPTSFLDERGKAIFYNSLNMARKKGKTIVMVSQQTNEIEMADYLIELSQSGIRTFYEPGKYLKNDIDIYS